In bacterium HR11, one DNA window encodes the following:
- the mqnD gene encoding 1,4-dihydroxy-6-naphtoate synthase, which produces MAEGRRLRIGHSPDADDAFMFFGIARGVVGLDGWTVEHVLADIETLNERALRGELEVTAISAALYPWVASTYRLLRVGASVGRRYGPKVLTRTPTAPDALRGHRIAVPGRHTTAFLLLRLYLPDFEPVIMAFDRILSTVARGEVDAGLVIHEGQLTYPALGLHEVVDLGRWWADTTGLPIPLGVNVVRRDLGEAMAESVACLLRHSILYAMLDAEAALEYARLFGRGVDAETCRTFVQMYVNDDTLGLKPDGEQALRTLYAMAHERGLIPTVPALDPVG; this is translated from the coding sequence ATGGCGGAGGGGCGTAGATTGCGGATTGGCCACAGCCCAGACGCCGACGATGCCTTCATGTTCTTCGGCATCGCCCGGGGCGTCGTCGGTCTCGACGGTTGGACGGTCGAGCACGTCTTGGCCGACATCGAGACGCTCAACGAACGGGCGCTCCGAGGCGAGCTGGAGGTCACGGCCATTTCGGCGGCCCTGTATCCCTGGGTCGCCTCGACGTATCGGCTTCTCCGGGTCGGGGCCTCCGTCGGACGGCGCTACGGTCCAAAAGTCCTAACCCGGACGCCCACCGCGCCTGACGCACTGCGGGGACACCGCATCGCCGTCCCGGGACGGCATACGACGGCCTTTCTGCTCCTGCGACTGTATCTTCCGGACTTTGAACCCGTGATCATGGCCTTCGACCGAATCCTGTCGACCGTGGCCCGGGGGGAAGTCGACGCCGGCCTCGTCATCCACGAGGGCCAGTTGACGTACCCGGCCCTGGGCCTTCACGAAGTCGTCGACCTGGGGCGGTGGTGGGCCGACACGACGGGCCTGCCCATCCCCTTGGGCGTCAACGTCGTCCGTCGGGATTTGGGGGAGGCGATGGCCGAATCGGTGGCCTGCTTACTTCGGCACAGTATCTTGTACGCTATGCTCGATGCGGAGGCCGCCCTCGAGTATGCCCGGCTCTTTGGCCGAGGCGTCGATGCCGAGACCTGCCGGACGTTTGTTCAGATGTACGTCAACGATGACACGCTGGGCCTGAAGCCGGACGGGGAGCAGGCCCTGCGGACGCTCTATGCGATGGCCCACGAGCGGGGCCTCATCCCGACCGTGCCGGCCCTGGACCCGGTCGGATAA
- the mqnC gene encoding Cyclic dehypoxanthine futalosine synthase, which yields MTQVQAILDKALDGRRITPEEGLRLLTEADLLALGQVAQALRFRKHPEPVVTFVVDTNPNYTNVCVTDCLFCAFYRKPGAPDAYTLSVEEVLQKIEWAVARGATTVLLQGGHNPDLPLDYYLTLIRETRRRFPHVTPHFFTASEVRFMAEVSGLSVREVLERLKEAGQTTLPGGGAEILSDRVRRRISPKKGPAADWLEVHRTAHALGMRSTATMMYGHVEAPEDIIAHLEAIRSLQDETGGFTAFVPWSFKPDHTYLRKWVPHRSPPQQYLRVIALSRIYLDNFDHIQASWFSEGKKVGQVALHFGADDFGGVLLEEHVHEAAGHVNRSSVEEVVALIREAGFIPAQRTTLYEVIRKWAVSP from the coding sequence ATGACGCAGGTGCAGGCCATCCTCGACAAGGCTCTCGACGGTCGACGCATTACGCCGGAAGAAGGCCTACGGCTCCTGACGGAGGCTGACCTCCTGGCCCTCGGCCAGGTCGCCCAGGCCCTCCGATTTCGTAAACATCCCGAGCCCGTCGTGACCTTCGTCGTCGACACGAACCCCAACTACACGAACGTATGCGTGACGGACTGTCTGTTCTGCGCCTTCTACCGGAAGCCGGGGGCGCCGGACGCCTACACGCTTAGCGTCGAGGAGGTCCTCCAGAAGATCGAGTGGGCCGTCGCTCGGGGGGCGACGACGGTCCTCCTGCAGGGCGGCCATAACCCGGACTTGCCTTTGGACTACTACCTGACGCTGATCCGGGAGACCCGCCGGCGATTCCCCCACGTGACGCCCCATTTCTTCACGGCCTCGGAGGTCCGCTTCATGGCCGAGGTCTCGGGCCTGTCCGTCCGGGAGGTCCTCGAGCGCTTGAAAGAAGCCGGTCAGACGACCCTCCCCGGAGGCGGCGCCGAGATCCTGTCCGACCGCGTCCGACGCCGCATCAGCCCCAAGAAGGGCCCGGCCGCCGACTGGCTGGAGGTCCATCGGACGGCTCACGCATTGGGTATGCGGAGCACGGCGACGATGATGTACGGCCACGTCGAAGCGCCCGAGGACATCATTGCCCATCTGGAGGCCATCCGGTCGCTTCAAGACGAGACGGGCGGGTTCACGGCCTTCGTCCCCTGGAGTTTCAAGCCGGACCACACGTACCTGCGGAAGTGGGTCCCCCACCGAAGCCCGCCCCAGCAGTACCTGCGGGTCATCGCCCTGAGTCGCATTTACCTGGACAACTTTGACCATATTCAGGCGTCGTGGTTCTCGGAAGGCAAAAAAGTCGGTCAGGTCGCCCTCCACTTCGGGGCCGACGACTTCGGTGGGGTCCTGTTGGAGGAGCACGTTCACGAAGCGGCCGGCCACGTGAATCGGTCTTCCGTCGAGGAGGTCGTCGCCCTCATCCGGGAGGCCGGCTTCATCCCGGCCCAGCGGACGACGCTGTACGAGGTCATCCGGAAGTGGGCGGTAAGCCCATAG
- the bsdB gene encoding putative UbiX-like flavin prenyltransferase, whose protein sequence is MRRRVVVGLTGSSGAPFTLAFLESLRDEAVDVYLVVSRWGRSVLEQETGRTLEDVQALVKKTFDDTQLDAPISSGSVHYEAVVVLPCSMNTLARIAHGFTNTLIARCAHVALKERRKLVVCIRETPLSVLNLENALRVAQAGGIVMPMTLSLYLGSDLDGLLRAYALRIQSVLGWRTPDLWRPEEMEG, encoded by the coding sequence ATGCGGCGGCGGGTCGTCGTCGGGTTGACGGGGTCGTCGGGAGCCCCGTTTACGCTGGCGTTCTTAGAGTCCCTGCGAGACGAGGCGGTCGACGTCTATCTGGTCGTCTCCCGATGGGGCCGGTCCGTCCTCGAACAGGAGACGGGCCGGACGCTGGAAGATGTGCAGGCGCTCGTCAAGAAGACTTTCGACGACACCCAGCTCGATGCCCCGATTTCCTCGGGGTCGGTCCACTATGAGGCCGTCGTCGTCCTCCCGTGTTCGATGAACACGCTGGCCCGCATCGCCCACGGGTTCACCAACACGTTGATCGCCCGATGCGCTCACGTCGCCCTGAAGGAGCGCCGGAAGCTGGTCGTCTGTATCCGGGAGACGCCCCTGTCGGTCCTGAACCTCGAGAACGCCCTGCGGGTCGCCCAAGCCGGCGGCATCGTCATGCCGATGACCCTCAGCCTGTATTTGGGGTCAGACTTGGACGGCCTGCTCCGGGCCTACGCCCTGCGGATCCAGTCGGTCCTGGGCTGGCGGACGCCGGACCTGTGGCGGCCCGAGGAGATGGAGGGGTAG
- the mqnA gene encoding Chorismate dehydratase: MTDVVGYFPYLNIWPFVQGLPAGIERVVASPRALVEFARAGRLDVAILPVVDVPTLADRYEPLGDLGLAVAGPVWSVLLLARRPIEALNGARICATPESSTSVRLLTVLLRDRYGVRDWQWSPTPEAADAWLVIGDTALAIYWDRQSGHTGIRESGHSGVRESGGARTFPFMYDLADEWTRWQGRPFVFARWVARRDRPAAWRRAWYERLLAALEAHLPRLHGSGPVDGLRPRQIAYLRRFEYRLSPAALDGWVRFHALWREANVP, from the coding sequence ATGACGGACGTCGTCGGCTACTTTCCGTACCTGAACATCTGGCCCTTCGTCCAGGGGCTCCCCGCCGGTATCGAGCGGGTCGTGGCGTCTCCCCGGGCCCTCGTCGAGTTTGCTCGGGCCGGCCGGCTGGACGTCGCCATCCTGCCGGTCGTGGACGTCCCGACCCTGGCGGACCGGTACGAGCCCCTGGGCGACCTCGGCCTGGCCGTGGCGGGTCCCGTCTGGAGCGTGCTCTTGCTGGCCCGTCGGCCCATCGAAGCCTTAAATGGCGCTCGTATCTGTGCGACGCCCGAGAGTTCGACGTCGGTCCGGCTCCTGACGGTCCTCCTGAGGGATCGGTACGGCGTCCGGGACTGGCAGTGGTCGCCGACGCCGGAGGCGGCCGACGCCTGGCTCGTCATCGGCGACACGGCTTTGGCGATTTACTGGGACCGGCAGTCCGGCCATACGGGCATTCGGGAGTCCGGGCATTCGGGAGTCCGGGAGTCCGGCGGGGCTCGGACCTTTCCGTTCATGTATGACTTGGCCGACGAGTGGACCCGATGGCAGGGCCGGCCCTTTGTATTTGCCCGATGGGTCGCTCGGCGGGACCGGCCGGCCGCGTGGCGGCGGGCCTGGTACGAGCGCCTTTTGGCGGCCTTAGAGGCCCACCTGCCCCGACTCCACGGCAGTGGCCCCGTCGACGGCCTGCGGCCCCGGCAGATCGCATACCTTCGGCGCTTCGAATACCGACTCAGCCCGGCGGCCCTCGACGGCTGGGTCCGATTTCACGCCCTTTGGCGGGAGGCTAACGTCCCATGA
- the ubiA gene encoding 4-hydroxybenzoate octaprenyltransferase: MKARLQTYVRFVKFEHTVFSLPNAYAGAWLASPEVRWGDWGLILLALLGARTAAMALNRWLDRDLDARNPRTRDWELPTGRITPWEVWGLIVGGLAVFTAAAWALSPWCLYLSPIPALVFWVYPQMKRWTVLAHLGVGTALALAPLGGFLAVVKTPAAMLGHPRLADVLLLAGFVFLWVAGFDVIYALLDVDFDRTVGLYSVPARFGRPVGLVVAALLHGIGLAGLAGIAVRHGAWTPAAVGGWLLLGGMFLVEHGLARRGKIEAAFFHVNAFVGFVVLAWVAEIIRP; encoded by the coding sequence ATGAAGGCCCGTCTGCAGACCTACGTCCGTTTCGTGAAGTTTGAACACACGGTGTTCTCGCTCCCGAATGCTTACGCCGGCGCTTGGCTGGCGAGCCCGGAGGTCCGCTGGGGGGACTGGGGCCTCATCCTGCTGGCCCTGCTGGGGGCTCGAACGGCGGCGATGGCGCTCAACCGCTGGCTCGACCGGGACCTGGACGCCCGGAATCCCCGGACGCGGGATTGGGAACTTCCGACCGGTCGCATCACGCCCTGGGAGGTCTGGGGCCTCATCGTCGGTGGCTTGGCCGTGTTTACGGCGGCGGCTTGGGCGCTTTCGCCCTGGTGCCTCTACCTATCACCGATCCCGGCCCTCGTCTTCTGGGTGTACCCGCAGATGAAGCGGTGGACCGTCCTGGCCCACCTGGGCGTCGGGACGGCCCTGGCCCTGGCGCCCCTGGGCGGCTTCCTGGCCGTCGTGAAGACGCCGGCGGCGATGCTCGGTCACCCTCGACTGGCCGACGTCCTCTTGCTGGCCGGCTTTGTCTTCCTGTGGGTCGCCGGCTTTGACGTCATCTATGCCCTTCTGGACGTAGACTTCGACCGGACGGTCGGTCTGTATTCTGTCCCGGCCCGCTTCGGGCGTCCGGTCGGCCTCGTCGTAGCGGCCCTCCTGCACGGGATCGGTCTGGCCGGTCTGGCGGGGATCGCCGTCCGCCACGGGGCGTGGACGCCGGCGGCGGTCGGGGGGTGGCTCCTGCTCGGGGGCATGTTCCTCGTCGAGCACGGCCTGGCCCGGCGTGGTAAGATCGAGGCGGCCTTCTTTCACGTGAACGCCTTCGTCGGGTTCGTCGTCCTGGCGTGGGTGGCCGAGATTATCCGGCCGTAG
- the aroC gene encoding Chorismate synthase: MTGFRIRVLTAGESHGPALVAVVEGFPAGVPVDLERIQQDLRRRQVGIGRGARMKIERDEVRFLAGVRFGRTLGSPLALLIENRDWVNWQEVMDPWAAEPPPAAHKRRVIHPRPGHADLAGGLKFGHTDLRNVLERASARETAVRTAVGALCKGFLALFGVDVRGHVRRIGGVGLPPDQTVEWDVIRGIDPMDPLPCVDAQARQAMIEAVEAAGQAGDTLGGVVEVIAVGVPPGLGSYTHWDRRLDARLAAALMSIPSVKAVEVGDGIRAADLPGSLVHDEIFYSPEQGFYRLTNRAGGLEGGVTNGAPVVVRIYLKPLATLRKRLRTVSIETGEPHEAAFERSDVCAVVPAVVIAEALVAWVLADAWLEKFGGDCLDDVRAAYEAYRRRLGLLRSDNRP, from the coding sequence GTGACTGGCTTTCGGATTCGCGTCCTGACGGCCGGGGAGTCCCACGGCCCGGCCCTGGTCGCCGTCGTCGAGGGCTTCCCGGCCGGCGTGCCCGTGGACCTCGAGCGCATCCAGCAGGACCTGCGTCGGCGGCAGGTCGGCATCGGCCGGGGCGCCCGGATGAAGATCGAACGAGACGAGGTCCGCTTCCTGGCCGGCGTCCGCTTCGGCCGCACGCTGGGGAGTCCCCTGGCCCTGCTCATCGAGAATCGGGACTGGGTGAACTGGCAAGAGGTCATGGACCCCTGGGCGGCCGAGCCCCCGCCGGCGGCGCACAAGCGTCGGGTCATTCACCCCCGGCCGGGGCATGCGGACCTGGCGGGCGGCCTGAAGTTCGGGCACACGGACCTGCGGAACGTCCTGGAGCGGGCCAGCGCCCGGGAGACGGCCGTCCGGACGGCCGTCGGAGCGCTGTGCAAGGGCTTCCTGGCATTGTTCGGCGTGGACGTCCGGGGCCACGTCCGGCGGATCGGCGGCGTCGGCCTCCCCCCGGACCAGACCGTCGAGTGGGACGTCATCCGGGGTATCGACCCGATGGACCCCCTGCCCTGCGTCGATGCCCAGGCCCGCCAGGCGATGATCGAGGCCGTCGAGGCGGCGGGACAGGCCGGGGACACCCTGGGCGGCGTCGTGGAGGTCATCGCCGTCGGCGTGCCCCCGGGCCTCGGGAGTTACACCCACTGGGACCGGCGGCTGGACGCTCGCCTGGCGGCGGCCCTGATGTCGATCCCCTCCGTCAAGGCCGTCGAGGTCGGAGACGGCATCCGCGCCGCCGACCTCCCCGGCAGTCTGGTCCATGACGAGATCTTCTACAGTCCCGAGCAGGGCTTCTACCGCCTGACGAACCGGGCCGGCGGCCTCGAGGGCGGCGTGACGAACGGGGCGCCCGTCGTCGTCCGGATTTACCTCAAGCCCCTGGCGACGCTCCGGAAGCGCCTCCGGACCGTCAGCATCGAGACCGGCGAGCCCCACGAGGCGGCCTTCGAGCGGTCCGACGTCTGCGCCGTCGTCCCGGCCGTCGTCATCGCCGAGGCCCTCGTCGCCTGGGTCCTGGCGGACGCCTGGCTCGAGAAGTTCGGGGGCGACTGCCTGGACGACGTCCGGGCCGCCTACGAAGCCTACCGCCGGCGCCTGGGCCTCCTGAGGTCGGACAATCGGCCATAG